From Parafrankia irregularis, the proteins below share one genomic window:
- a CDS encoding protein kinase domain-containing protein, with the protein MTDSGLAGGIDGDTPEGPRGSWWVQFDPEDEVSGPPYQVQRGTLPGPGGVAQAVARKRVSPADGQAAEDLRAEIEILLTLWHAMERNGPRPDRHRPFRYPDQLVRLIGFSEHGDAPFFLTTSLSHGETLGRRLRRAGPLGADECRRLAASLFHGLYWLQAAEIVHRDLTPENILWDGQTALIFDFSHACWAGAHRPHVEAPPWSTLDPPRADLIADFTEDVSRACWLILHAATGEPPESLRSWRPDADGYWSRGDQQYPDSVPDWSGGSSSVTEPNISTWFPEGFFADVFEPGSPVVAAEMLARLRERRPEHRTRYDPAGMLAGRDRFNGLVKDKEWRRAPVAPSYPPPGRRRAGHSRRRPEPGPGPGPEQPHDEPLSHRQPPPDPYPDLGPGPGPGPVSGDLAMKVIVAIVTIVVFLLVVIVGLGSL; encoded by the coding sequence ATGACTGACAGCGGCCTTGCCGGCGGTATCGACGGTGACACCCCGGAAGGCCCCCGGGGGAGCTGGTGGGTGCAGTTCGACCCCGAGGACGAGGTCAGCGGGCCTCCGTACCAGGTGCAGCGCGGCACGCTGCCCGGTCCGGGCGGTGTGGCGCAGGCCGTCGCCCGCAAGCGGGTCTCCCCGGCCGACGGGCAGGCCGCGGAGGATCTCCGCGCGGAGATCGAGATCCTGCTGACCCTCTGGCACGCCATGGAGCGCAACGGGCCGCGCCCGGACCGCCACCGCCCCTTCCGGTACCCGGACCAGCTCGTCCGCCTGATCGGTTTCAGTGAGCACGGCGACGCCCCGTTCTTCCTCACGACGTCGCTGTCCCACGGCGAGACGCTGGGGCGGCGGCTGCGGCGCGCGGGTCCGCTGGGCGCGGACGAATGCCGTCGGCTCGCGGCCAGCCTGTTCCACGGGCTGTACTGGCTGCAGGCCGCCGAGATCGTGCACCGGGACCTCACCCCGGAGAACATCCTCTGGGATGGCCAGACCGCGCTCATCTTCGACTTCAGCCACGCCTGCTGGGCGGGGGCGCACCGGCCGCACGTGGAAGCGCCGCCGTGGAGCACGCTGGACCCGCCCCGCGCCGACCTGATCGCCGATTTCACCGAGGACGTCTCCCGCGCCTGCTGGCTCATCCTGCACGCCGCGACCGGCGAGCCGCCGGAGTCGCTGCGCAGCTGGCGCCCTGATGCCGACGGCTACTGGTCCCGAGGCGACCAGCAGTACCCGGACTCGGTCCCGGACTGGTCCGGTGGAAGCTCGTCCGTCACCGAGCCGAACATCTCGACCTGGTTTCCCGAGGGATTCTTCGCGGATGTGTTCGAGCCCGGTTCCCCGGTGGTCGCGGCGGAAATGCTCGCGCGGCTGCGCGAACGGCGGCCCGAGCACCGGACGCGGTATGACCCCGCGGGGATGCTGGCCGGGCGGGACCGGTTCAACGGCCTGGTGAAGGACAAGGAATGGCGCCGGGCGCCGGTTGCGCCGTCGTATCCTCCGCCGGGCCGCAGGCGGGCCGGCCACAGCCGCCGCCGGCCCGAACCCGGGCCCGGGCCCGGGCCCGAACAACCCCACGACGAGCCGCTTTCCCACAGACAGCCTCCACCGGATCCGTATCCGGATCTGGGACCGGGACCGGGA